A window of Apium graveolens cultivar Ventura chromosome 8, ASM990537v1, whole genome shotgun sequence contains these coding sequences:
- the LOC141679925 gene encoding uncharacterized protein LOC141679925 — MGLADSDMIKKLTILVGFSGEKKCKLGEITLPTYAQGVNLLEKFCIIDVDSSYNIIIGRPWIQNLKAVPSTYHQALKFPTPWGAQEIRGGQNMARDCYMTCLKPTVQHHGNERPVATITGPE, encoded by the coding sequence ATGGGATTGGCGGATAGTGACATGATCAAGAAGTTGACAATATTAGTAGGATTTAGTGGTGAGAAAAAATGTAAATTGGGAGAGATCACATTGCCAACATACGCCCAAGGGGTCAATCTCCTAGAAAAATTCTGCATAATCGATGTGGATTCGAGTTACAACATAATCATCGGAAGGCCTTGGATTCAAAACTTGAAGGCAGTGCCATCAACATATCACCAAGCGTTAAAATTCCCAACACCATGGGGAGCTCAGGAAATAAGAGGGGGTCAAAATATGGCTCGGGACTGTTACATGACATGTCTGAAACCAACCGTCCAACATCATGGAAATGAGAGGCCTGTAGCTACAATAACAGGACCGGAATGA